A segment of the Siphonobacter curvatus genome:
ACCAGACCGATGCTTTGCTGGGTAGGAGAAGCTCTGAGAAAAGAAGGGGCGGCTAGCCCTATCAACAGATAAAACTGCCATTCTACAAACAAGGTCCAGTACGAGGCATTCAGAAAAGGGTAATCAAACAAAGAGTTGATGTGTACCAAATTAGTGACTATGACGGGTAAATTGAGTTGAAAGGCAGAACCCGCATAATTGGAAGCAGTAGAAGAAAGATAGTTAAGAAAAACGACTAGAAATACGGAAAGGATAAAAGCAGGTTCTAGGCGTACGTAACGTCGTTTTAGAAATGAACCAAGGTTACGCCATTGGTACTGTTGATCAGCTAAAGATTGAATAATGACATAGCCGCTAATGATACGAAAGACCAGCACATTGAATGGATTGTGGTACAGGAGTCGTACCAGCACAAATTCCGGGGGAAATAACTGATCGGTACCCAGGTGCAATACGCAGATCGACAGCGAGGCTATCCCCCGAAGAGCATCAATATTCTGTAGTCGCTGGGTTGGTGTCATGACGGCAAAAGTAGAAGGTTTTCCTGAAAAGAACGCTTTTACTACTCACTTGCATTTCATCCCGTATTTGAGCCATTCTTCCTAATATATAAGCAGGAGAAAATTTATTTTGCCAACTACCTTGCATAACAAAGTACCTGCTATTACTTTTGTTTCAGAAACCGGATTAGGCTTCGGGACGAATAGCCTGCTCAGTCCACTTGATCAAGGAATGAAATGAGATCTTCCCGAACCTGTTTAAACATCACGCGAAATGAACCTGGAAAATGCTCAAGTGCAAATGCGGAAGGGAATCCTGGAATACTGCATTCTGCACATCATCTCGCGGGGAGAGGTTTATGCCTCTACTATGCTCGAGGAGCTGACTGCGGCCAAAATTATGGTCGTAGAAGGTACTCTCTACCCGCTTCTTACCCGCCTAAAAAACTCGGGTTTGCTGGATTATAAATGGGTAGAGTCTTCTTCCGGGCCCCCACGAAAATATTATATCCTGACTGAAAGCGGCCGCCAGTTCCTGTCTCAGCTACAGACTACCTGGGAAGAACTTCAGTTTTCAGTAAATGAAATTGTGGCGAAAGAATCGAAGGGCGAATAAGACCTACGGCGTACCCCGTTCCTGTCTGCTATCATGCTAACATTCAGTCATTGAACCAATGAAAAAGACCATATCCATCACCATTGCGGGAGTTGTTTTCTACATCGAAGAAGACGGCTACGACCGCCTGCAAGGCTATCTGGAGTCCATTAAACGCTATTTTTCTTCGTACGAAGGCAGTGCCGAAATCATCGAGGACATCGAAGCCCGTATCGCCGAAAAATTCTACGAAAAGGTCAAAAAAGATGAAAAACGGGCCATCACCTCCGAGGATGTCGAGGAGTTGATTCAGGCCATGGGTACGGTAGCCGATTTTGAAGCCTTGGAAGAGGATGAAGATTTCGGTACGCCCAAAGCCTCGTCGCAGTCCACGTACACGACGGCAGGACCGACTCAGACGACGGTTCCCCCCGTTCAGAAACGTCTGTACCGTGATACCAAACGTAAAGTCTTGGGCGGCGTCTGTGCCGGGATTGCACACTACCTCAACGTCGATCCACTTTGGGTGCGGCTGGCGGCTCTGGTGCTGTTCATTGGTACGCCCGTCTTTGGTGGCATGTCCGGCTTGGGCGATGTTTTTGGCCCCCTCAGTGGTATTGTCTTTATTATCTACATAGCCTGCTGGGTATCGTTCCCCGGTAATGCTAACCTGGAAGAAGATGAAAAATTACGGAAACTCTACCGTGATCCCGAAAAAAAGGCCTTAGGTGGGGTTGCTGCTGGGGTTGCTGCCTACACGGGTTGGGATCTGGGAATCATTCGCTTTGTCTGGGTACTGAGTATTCTGCTGTTTGGCTCAGGACTTATTCTCTACTTCGTTCTTTGGATCATTACGCCACAGGCCAAGACCCTCACAGATCGCATGAAAATGCAGGGGGAGCCCATTACGCTTACCAATATTGAAACCAATATCAAGAAGACACTGAACGTAGAAAATCAACCCGTAGAAAGTACGGCTACGAAGATTCTACTATTCCCTTTTCGGGCTATTGCGGCCATTTTCGAGGGCTTAGGACCGTTTTTTAACTTCCTGTTCGTACTCATTCGCATTGCTGCTGGTGCGATGTTGATTGTGATCAGTTTGGCCTTTATTCTGGGACTGGTGGTAACGTTAGGCGTTGCTCTAGGTCTTTCCGGCCTCGACCACTCCCGTATGGGTATGGATATTCCCGTGGGTTTGCTGAGTGATGCTTCACCGTGGATGTTTGTATTCAGCTTCTTGGGATTAATCGCTCCGGCTATTGCGTTGGGCATCGCGGGCTTGTCCTTACTCGGTCGTCAGAATTACTTCCGGCCCGTGGTTTGGCAAACGCTGCTGGGTGTCTTTTTAATCGGTACGATTGGGTCTTCAATAATGATTCCGCAGTATGTAGCTAATTTCGCCCGACGCGGTACGGTTGAAAAAACGACGTTTTTACCCACGGCTCAAACGCCCGTCTTCGACTTGAACGATGACGATTATGACGAGCACCGCAACGGTAGCCTAACCATGGAAGCCTACGAAGGCACGGAAATTAAATTGATCGAAGAGTTCTCCAGCCGTGGTCAGAGCCGGAAAGAGGCCGAACGTTTTGCGTCGCAAATCACGCACAAAGTCAGTCAGCGGGATTCGATCATTGCCTTTGACCAATATTTTGATCTACCCGAAGGCACGCCGTTCCGGGCTCAGGAACTCCGGATGAAGTTGTACATTCCGTACGAAAAAACCTTTAGTATGACGGAGAGTTTCGCCCGTTACGTAACCAATGTTTTCCCTCGGCAGCTTTTCGATAACAATCAGTTTGAAGGTTCTCTCTGGCAATACACGCGGGATGGTGAACTGATTTGCCTGAACCGTAATGTTCCGCAGGAAGAAGAAGATTCCTACAACCAGGATGAGAATGATCATTCGTACCAGAGTGAAATCGGACGGGGTACGCCTCAGGAATATAACCTAGATGGCTTCTCTAAACTGGATATTTCCGGTGGATACGCCGTCGAAGTGAAACGCGGAAGCAGCTACAAAGTGACGGTATACGCCGAAAACGAACGCCAGCTGGATGACATAAACGTACGGGTTTCGGGAAATACGCTAGTGATTGATCGTAAAAACCGCCTTGGATTCGGTTTCCGTAATCGACGTCAAAGCATTCGGATTGAAATGCCGGAACTGGAAAACGTAGAATTCACCGGAGCCGTGTCAGCCATCGTGAAGGGTTTTGATAACGTCGGTATTATTGAACTGACCGGAGCTTCTAAAGCTACGTTCTCAGGACTTAACGCCGAGAAAATGGAAGTAACGGTACACGGAGCAGCCGGACTTACCTTACTGGGTTCAGCTCAGATACTCAAGGCGGATGTTTCCGGAGCCTCACAACTGGAAGCTTTCTCACTCAAAGCCAATGAAGTGGAAGTAGATGCTTCCGGAGCTTCCAAAGCTCATGTGATGGCTAATACCATACTAAATGCCACGGCTTCCGGAGCCAGCCGAATTCAGTACAAAGGCAACGCGAAAGTGGAAGAAAATCACTCAGGAGGCAGTTCAATAGACCGCGAAGAGTAAGATTTCAAATAAGTATACTGCGTATTACCCTGCTTCGGTCCGCTGGCCGAGGCAGGGTTTTTTCGTTAATTGCTTCAATTATCAGCGATGCAGACCTAGAAGAGGAGTTTGAAATTCTGATCCGTAACGGCGGGCCGATTAACTCAACACGTAAGCATGAAACTTTTCACCGTAGAACAAATACGCCAATGGGACGCGTATACGATCACAAACGAACCCATCACTTCGGTAGATTTAATGGAACGGGCTGCGGGAGCATTTACCGAGTGGCTGCTGCGTACGGGACTGGCCGAGACGCACCGTGAAATTTTTATCCTCTGCGGTATGGGTAATAATGGCGGGGATGGACTGGCGATTGCCCGGCTCCTGTATCAGGCGGGGTATCGGCCTCACGTGTACGTGATTCGCCATTCCGAACGCAGTTCAGACGACTTCGTGATCAACCTGCAACGTTACGAAACCCTCGCTAAGGTACAGTGGTTAGAGGATCCGCAGACCCTGCCTTTGAATGAGACGGGTGTAATTATTGATGCTCTGTTAGGTTCCGGCCTTACCCGGTCCGCTTCGGGTTTGCTGGCTCAGACGATTAAGCAAATAAATGCAAGTAAGGCAGAGGTAATTTCCGTGGATGTTGCTTCGGGTCTCTTTGCCGATCAGGCGAATGACCCGGATGATGTCATTGTACAACCCACGCATACGGTAAGTTTCCAAATACCCAAATTAGCCTTTCTTCAACCTAAGAATGCTCCATACGTTGGGAAATGGCATCTAGTAGACATAGGGCTAAGTCAGGCCTACGTCGATCTAACGCCCAGTCCGTATTTTTATACCGATACTCGGGCCATTCCTGTACTACCGGATCGTGAGTCATTCTCCAATAAAGGAACGTTCGGACACGCTTTGTTGATGGCTGGTAGCTACGGCAAAATCGGTGCCGCCGTACTGGCTTCACGGTCCTGTTTGCGGGGTGGCGTGGGATTACTGACGGTGCAAGTACCCCGTTGTGGTTACACGATTATCCAGACTTCCGTGCCGGAAGCAATGTGTCTGACGGACGAGCACGAAACGGAATTAACGCAACCCAACGATTTAAGCAAGTATTCAGCCGTGGGCATTGGCCCCGGTATGGGTCAGGCGAAAGCAAGTCAGCAATTACTTCGCCAATTCATTGCCCAGGCTCAGGACATTCCCTGTGTAATCGACGCGGATGCTCTCAATATTTTATCGCAGGAGCGGGATTTGTTAGAACAGCTACCAGCGAAGACAATCCTGACGCCCCACCCAAAAGAATTTGAACGCCTATTAGGCAAACCCTGGAAAGATGATTACGAAAAATTGCGACTGCTCCAGGAATTCAGTACTCGCTACCGGATAGTGGTGGTACTGAAAGGAAAGCATACGGTCGTAGCCTCGCCCGATGGCGAATTTCATTTTAATTCCACGGGTAATGCCGGAATGGCAACGGGCGGTACGGGCGATGTCCTGACGGGAGTACTGACCGCCTTACTAGCTCAAAAACTAGAACCGAAAGAAGCGGCTATTCTGGGGGTCTATCGGCACGGGGAGGCGGGTGATCGAGCTGCTGCTCGTCGGGGAATGGTCGCTCTTACCGCCGGAGATGTAGTGGATGGCTTACGATGGTAAGTGTAAGGGTCTGATCATTAGCTGTTTGCTGCCATTTATAATTTCTTTGAAACACGGTTGCAGACTACTTAAATTTTAATGTTACCAAATTGTTAAATTTTAATGAATTAATGGTTAAGTTCGGGTCTACGTCATATTTAACGCTGACTCGCGATGAAAACATTTATCTATTTGGTTGCTTGCACGCTGCTGATCTCCGCCTGTACTACTAGTAAAGTACGAGTCGATACTACTTTGGACGAACAAGTTTCATTAGCCTATAATCGCACCTATTCTATCCTAAAAAGTTCTGATTTAAAGAATCTTGGGGAATATGAACAGAGAATTATTCTACAGGAAATTGAAAAGCAGATGAATGCCCGTGGTTATAAAGCCATGGAAGAAGGAGGGGATTTATCCGTACTGTTTTCCGTGTATACGGACCAGTTAAAACTGAAACAAAGCAATCCTGCTTACGCGAATCAAAAACTGAAGAAAGGTACGCTGCTGATTCATCTGGTGGATGAAACGCTCAACCGCTCCGTATGGATGGGATATGCTTCAGGCCTTTTTGAAAAAGAAAGCACGTTATCCGAACGCGAATTACGCACGGCTACCCGACGTATCATGGATCAGTATCCAGCTTTGGCCTACGGCTACGCTCCGGTGAAAATGATAGTGAAGCAGTAAGCAATCGTTAGCTATTTTAAGTGAAAGAGCCCCGATGGAGGATTAGTCCACGTCGGGGCTCTTTTTATGCGTATAAAAAACGAAATACAGTCCTAGCCTTAAAACAAAAATTCGCCGATCTCAGAGAGATCGGCGAATCCGTTATTGGTCTTTCTTCCCATTTGAAAACCATATCGTTTACGTCGCTGAATGTCATTCATTGACGATTGGTATCAATTTTGGTGAACCGCTGCGGCATTGTCCGTAACAATTCTTATGCAATGATACGAATAATATTGAAACATCTAAAGAAATAGTTGAATTTTTTTACGTAATTTTTTTTAAAAATAAAATCAGAAAATTTCTCAAGGTGCTCATGCTAGCTTTAATGGATACTTTTGAGGTATAGTCCAACCCCTATGCTGGCCACCTTATTTAGTACTTTGCTTCATTTTCAGGGACTTAGCCTCGTCTTGCCTGATTCCAATTACGTAGTCGTGCGGGAAATTCGGCTAGTGGGCAATCGGCGTACGAAAGACTTCATCATTCGTAGAGAGTTGGATTTCAGAGAGGGGGATACGCTCTCATTGGAAATGCTGCCGGAGCGATTGGAAAAAAACCGTCGGAAAGTCTTTAATACCAACTTGTTCGTAACGGCGGAAGCAAAAGTGAATCTGGAACCGCGGGTCGATTCAGTGCGGACGGCAACCATTGAGTTTGACTTGCGAGAGCAATGGTACATTCTGGGATTTCCCATTTTTCAGCTGGCCGACCGGAATTTTAATGAGTGGTGGACCGAGCGTAACCGTGATTTAAGCCGTACCATCTACGGAGTGAACCTGCGGCATTACAACTTTCGAGGCCGGGCTGAGCAGCTGAAAATTAATCTTGAGTTCGGATTTGCCCGCTATTTTGATTTCTCGTACCGTATTCCATACATTGACCGCAAGCAGAAGCTGGGCGTCACTTTTGGTATTTCCTACAACACCACCAAAAATCTGGCCTATCGCACTGATCGGGACAAACTGATTTATCTGCACAGCGAAGATTTACTGCGGGAGCGTTTCTATACCAATGTTATTTTTAGCCGTCGGAATCACTATTACGACTTTCAGAATCTAGAGATTCGCTACGCGACGCATACTGTTGCGGATACCGTAGTAGATCTAAATCCTAATTATTTTCTGCAGCAAAGAACCCGACAACGCTACTTCCTAGTCTCCTATGGCTATACGTACGATTTTCGGGATAAGGCTCAGTACCCTTTGCGGGGCTTCGTTTTTCGAGCAGTTGCCAATCGCTATGGGATACTGCCTAAGGATCAAATTAACCTGACCGACCTCACGCTTAGCTTTGCCCGGTATCGGCCTCTGGGTGGCAAATGGTACTTTGGGGCGGTTGCTGAAGGCAAGACTTCCTATCCGCAATTGCAGCCGTACTTACAAA
Coding sequences within it:
- a CDS encoding DUF4136 domain-containing protein → MKTFIYLVACTLLISACTTSKVRVDTTLDEQVSLAYNRTYSILKSSDLKNLGEYEQRIILQEIEKQMNARGYKAMEEGGDLSVLFSVYTDQLKLKQSNPAYANQKLKKGTLLIHLVDETLNRSVWMGYASGLFEKESTLSERELRTATRRIMDQYPALAYGYAPVKMIVKQ
- a CDS encoding PspC domain-containing protein, producing the protein MKKTISITIAGVVFYIEEDGYDRLQGYLESIKRYFSSYEGSAEIIEDIEARIAEKFYEKVKKDEKRAITSEDVEELIQAMGTVADFEALEEDEDFGTPKASSQSTYTTAGPTQTTVPPVQKRLYRDTKRKVLGGVCAGIAHYLNVDPLWVRLAALVLFIGTPVFGGMSGLGDVFGPLSGIVFIIYIACWVSFPGNANLEEDEKLRKLYRDPEKKALGGVAAGVAAYTGWDLGIIRFVWVLSILLFGSGLILYFVLWIITPQAKTLTDRMKMQGEPITLTNIETNIKKTLNVENQPVESTATKILLFPFRAIAAIFEGLGPFFNFLFVLIRIAAGAMLIVISLAFILGLVVTLGVALGLSGLDHSRMGMDIPVGLLSDASPWMFVFSFLGLIAPAIALGIAGLSLLGRQNYFRPVVWQTLLGVFLIGTIGSSIMIPQYVANFARRGTVEKTTFLPTAQTPVFDLNDDDYDEHRNGSLTMEAYEGTEIKLIEEFSSRGQSRKEAERFASQITHKVSQRDSIIAFDQYFDLPEGTPFRAQELRMKLYIPYEKTFSMTESFARYVTNVFPRQLFDNNQFEGSLWQYTRDGELICLNRNVPQEEEDSYNQDENDHSYQSEIGRGTPQEYNLDGFSKLDISGGYAVEVKRGSSYKVTVYAENERQLDDINVRVSGNTLVIDRKNRLGFGFRNRRQSIRIEMPELENVEFTGAVSAIVKGFDNVGIIELTGASKATFSGLNAEKMEVTVHGAAGLTLLGSAQILKADVSGASQLEAFSLKANEVEVDASGASKAHVMANTILNATASGASRIQYKGNAKVEENHSGGSSIDREE
- a CDS encoding PadR family transcriptional regulator → MNLENAQVQMRKGILEYCILHIISRGEVYASTMLEELTAAKIMVVEGTLYPLLTRLKNSGLLDYKWVESSSGPPRKYYILTESGRQFLSQLQTTWEELQFSVNEIVAKESKGE
- a CDS encoding NAD(P)H-hydrate dehydratase; translated protein: MKLFTVEQIRQWDAYTITNEPITSVDLMERAAGAFTEWLLRTGLAETHREIFILCGMGNNGGDGLAIARLLYQAGYRPHVYVIRHSERSSDDFVINLQRYETLAKVQWLEDPQTLPLNETGVIIDALLGSGLTRSASGLLAQTIKQINASKAEVISVDVASGLFADQANDPDDVIVQPTHTVSFQIPKLAFLQPKNAPYVGKWHLVDIGLSQAYVDLTPSPYFYTDTRAIPVLPDRESFSNKGTFGHALLMAGSYGKIGAAVLASRSCLRGGVGLLTVQVPRCGYTIIQTSVPEAMCLTDEHETELTQPNDLSKYSAVGIGPGMGQAKASQQLLRQFIAQAQDIPCVIDADALNILSQERDLLEQLPAKTILTPHPKEFERLLGKPWKDDYEKLRLLQEFSTRYRIVVVLKGKHTVVASPDGEFHFNSTGNAGMATGGTGDVLTGVLTALLAQKLEPKEAAILGVYRHGEAGDRAAARRGMVALTAGDVVDGLRW
- a CDS encoding acyltransferase family protein; the protein is MTPTQRLQNIDALRGIASLSICVLHLGTDQLFPPEFVLVRLLYHNPFNVLVFRIISGYVIIQSLADQQYQWRNLGSFLKRRYVRLEPAFILSVFLVVFLNYLSSTASNYAGSAFQLNLPVIVTNLVHINSLFDYPFLNASYWTLFVEWQFYLLIGLAAPSFLRASPTQQSIGLVLLSSLGIFTDNHLSVFHDGSLYALGILAWQWHRTPITPSTFRWTFFALVCISAYTHRSDLVHLLGVLFAFFVVVFRLPFRFPRFLGQISYALFLTHLPIGTRFTHLTSRYYTSIESRLLILMLGVLLCIAFAYLFHYTVEKFFQRKFKHVLFRTLYLA
- a CDS encoding BamA/TamA family outer membrane protein, translating into MLATLFSTLLHFQGLSLVLPDSNYVVVREIRLVGNRRTKDFIIRRELDFREGDTLSLEMLPERLEKNRRKVFNTNLFVTAEAKVNLEPRVDSVRTATIEFDLREQWYILGFPIFQLADRNFNEWWTERNRDLSRTIYGVNLRHYNFRGRAEQLKINLEFGFARYFDFSYRIPYIDRKQKLGVTFGISYNTTKNLAYRTDRDKLIYLHSEDLLRERFYTNVIFSRRNHYYDFQNLEIRYATHTVADTVVDLNPNYFLQQRTRQRYFLVSYGYTYDFRDKAQYPLRGFVFRAVANRYGILPKDQINLTDLTLSFARYRPLGGKWYFGAVAEGKTSYPQLQPYLQTRGLGYLNDLVRGYELFTVDGQHYLYLKNTLRYQLLERKIFLKPLRKIRQFNMLPIEVYPNIFLDGGQAWNQYRGYYNSRFANHFMLGYGAGLDIVTWYNAVFRFHYAFTRDGVGGFRFNVAREF